In Candidatus Hinthialibacter antarcticus, a single genomic region encodes these proteins:
- a CDS encoding aspartate 1-decarboxylase codes for MQRILLKSKIHEARVTGKELHYAGSLALDEELMEAADLACGEQVHVLNVSNGERIVTYVFPAKKGSGVVSVKGAAARLFDDDDIILVLSYAQYDEDELDAYSHRIVYVDEKNHLVRVENRTEEDYLSA; via the coding sequence ATGCAACGCATATTATTGAAGTCAAAAATTCACGAAGCCCGCGTCACCGGCAAAGAGCTGCATTACGCCGGCAGCCTGGCGTTAGACGAAGAATTGATGGAAGCCGCCGACTTGGCTTGCGGCGAACAGGTTCATGTGTTAAACGTGAGTAACGGAGAACGCATTGTGACCTATGTGTTCCCTGCAAAAAAAGGCTCCGGCGTGGTTTCGGTCAAAGGGGCCGCCGCGCGTTTGTTTGACGATGACGATATCATTCTCGTTCTCTCGTATGCGCAATATGATGAGGATGAACTAGACGCTTATTCGCATCGCATTGTTTATGTGGACGAAAAAAACCATTTGGTCCGCGTCGAGAACCGTACCGAAGAAGACTATCTAAGTGCGTAG
- the panB gene encoding 3-methyl-2-oxobutanoate hydroxymethyltransferase — translation MMKTKRMTVPDFQRMKRRDEKISVLTAYDYTFSQLMDKAGVDAILVGDSLGMIVQGQDSTIPVTLDDVVYHTRAVKRGVQHAMIIADLPFLTYQISVEEAMKNAARLLQEGGADAVKLEGGRSQAQTVKRLVEAGVPVMGHVGLGPQSIKQLGTHKVHGKTAHSAAQLVEDACALQDAGAFSIVIEAVPWPVAQRITDTLTVPTIGIGAGPHCDGQVLVFADLLGLFTAFQPHFVRRFAQMGDEATQAFKEFDRAVKDGTFPSLDESYPMDEDERAQMDHDPFVSPQGRS, via the coding sequence ATGATGAAAACCAAACGCATGACGGTTCCCGATTTTCAGCGTATGAAGCGCCGTGACGAAAAAATCTCGGTGTTGACCGCCTATGACTACACCTTCTCCCAATTGATGGACAAAGCAGGCGTCGACGCCATTCTGGTTGGCGACTCGCTAGGCATGATCGTCCAGGGACAAGACTCCACCATCCCGGTCACGCTCGACGACGTGGTCTATCACACCCGCGCGGTCAAACGCGGCGTACAACACGCGATGATTATCGCCGACCTGCCGTTTTTGACTTATCAGATTTCCGTTGAAGAGGCGATGAAAAACGCCGCGCGCCTATTGCAGGAAGGCGGCGCCGACGCCGTCAAACTCGAAGGCGGACGCAGCCAGGCGCAGACCGTCAAACGGCTGGTCGAAGCGGGCGTCCCGGTGATGGGCCATGTCGGCCTGGGGCCGCAGTCGATCAAACAATTGGGGACCCACAAGGTACACGGCAAAACCGCCCATAGCGCCGCCCAACTGGTTGAAGACGCTTGTGCGCTACAAGACGCGGGCGCGTTCTCCATCGTGATCGAGGCCGTGCCTTGGCCGGTCGCGCAACGCATTACCGATACGCTCACCGTCCCCACCATCGGCATCGGCGCCGGGCCGCATTGCGACGGTCAGGTGTTGGTGTTCGCTGACCTGCTGGGGCTGTTCACCGCCTTTCAGCCGCATTTCGTCCGCCGCTTTGCGCAAATGGGCGACGAAGCGACGCAGGCGTTTAAAGAATTCGACCGCGCCGTCAAAGACGGTACGTTCCCTTCGCTGGATGAAAGTTATCCAATGGACGAAGACGAACGCGCCCAGATGGACCACGATCCGTTCGTCTCGCCGCAAGGCCGTTCGTAG
- the panC gene encoding pantoate--beta-alanine ligase — protein sequence MLIIRTISELRQTIRAWKREGLSIGLAPTMGYLHEGHLTLVRAARQNNDRAIATIFVNPTQFVAGEDLERYPRDEERDFDMLRREGTDAVFLPSPAEIYPEGFSTYVEPPAPSEGWCGASRPGHFRGVCTVVSILFNLTQPDRAYFGRKDAQQLAVIRRMSTDFAFPIEIIGLPTVREPDGLAMSSRNAYLSDEQRAQALILTQALQQGVARFQSGERNAQKILEEATQSINQIEGVRLDYLGAVDENTFQSVKQIQKGHLHIGAVFLGPTRLIDNRSFE from the coding sequence TTGTTAATCATTCGTACTATTTCTGAATTACGCCAAACCATCCGCGCATGGAAACGCGAGGGCTTGTCGATTGGCCTTGCGCCCACCATGGGCTATCTACACGAAGGCCACCTCACCCTGGTACGCGCTGCGCGACAAAACAACGACCGCGCCATCGCCACCATTTTTGTGAACCCCACTCAGTTCGTCGCAGGAGAAGACCTCGAGCGCTATCCCCGCGACGAAGAACGCGACTTCGATATGCTGCGCCGCGAAGGAACCGACGCGGTGTTTTTGCCAAGTCCGGCGGAAATCTACCCCGAAGGCTTCTCGACCTACGTCGAACCGCCCGCGCCGTCTGAGGGCTGGTGCGGCGCATCGCGCCCCGGCCATTTTCGCGGGGTGTGTACTGTCGTGTCGATCTTATTCAATCTCACTCAGCCCGACCGCGCCTATTTTGGCCGCAAAGACGCGCAACAGTTGGCGGTCATCCGGCGTATGTCAACCGATTTCGCTTTCCCGATTGAGATCATCGGCCTGCCCACGGTGCGCGAACCGGACGGGCTGGCGATGTCGTCGCGCAACGCCTACTTGAGCGACGAGCAACGGGCGCAGGCGTTGATCTTGACCCAGGCGCTGCAACAAGGCGTCGCGCGCTTTCAATCCGGCGAACGAAATGCGCAAAAAATCCTTGAAGAGGCAACCCAATCAATCAATCAAATCGAAGGCGTTCGGCTGGACTACCTGGGCGCAGTCGATGAGAATACATTTCAGTCAGTGAAACAGATACAAAAAGGCCATTTACATATTGGAGCGGTTTTTCTCGGCCCAACCCGGTTGATCGACAACCGTTCGTTTGAGTGA